A window of the Streptomyces finlayi genome harbors these coding sequences:
- the folB gene encoding dihydroneopterin aldolase — protein MDRVALRGLKARGHHGVFPREREEGQTFIVDLVLGLDTRPAAATDDLTKTVHYGVVAEEVVDVVKGDPVDLIETLAERIAQQCLKHEGVQEVEVVVHKPDAPITVPFDDVTITITRSRA, from the coding sequence GTGGATCGTGTCGCGCTGCGCGGCCTCAAGGCCCGTGGGCACCATGGTGTGTTTCCCAGGGAACGGGAAGAGGGCCAGACGTTCATCGTCGACCTGGTGCTCGGTCTGGACACCCGGCCCGCGGCTGCCACCGATGACCTGACGAAGACCGTGCACTACGGCGTGGTCGCGGAGGAGGTCGTCGACGTGGTCAAGGGCGACCCGGTCGATCTGATCGAAACCCTCGCGGAACGTATCGCCCAGCAGTGCCTCAAGCACGAGGGCGTCCAGGAGGTCGAGGTGGTCGTCCACAAACCGGACGCTCCGATCACCGTCCCGTTCGACGACGTGACCATCACCATCACCCGGAGCCGAGCATGA
- a CDS encoding ABC transporter substrate-binding protein, translating to MSRTSRIAGAVVGVVALAGSLAACGGDSLEKEKSGPGTASDSRKGSLVVGAASFTESKVLAELYAQVLAGAGYSTSVTTVKNRELYEPSLEKGEIDVVPEYAATIAEFLNAKVNGASEAAKKPVASGDAAATVAALEKLATPLGLKVLPAGKAVDQNAFAVTKEFAEKNKLTTLSDLGRSKIKVKIAAGDECEVRPFCAPGLKKTYGIDVTGIDPKGVGTPQSKQAVKDGKVQLVLTTTTDAVLDSYGLVFLEDDKKLQNADNVLPVLNAKDAGAPDIAEALGKLTGVLTTEDLAELNRKVDAERAKPADVAKEYLLAKGLLKK from the coding sequence ATGAGCAGGACCTCGCGCATAGCGGGTGCGGTCGTCGGAGTGGTCGCGCTGGCCGGTTCGCTCGCCGCGTGCGGCGGCGACAGCCTGGAGAAGGAGAAGAGCGGTCCGGGCACCGCGTCGGACTCCAGGAAGGGCTCGCTCGTCGTGGGCGCCGCCTCGTTCACCGAGTCCAAGGTGCTCGCCGAGCTCTACGCGCAGGTGCTCGCCGGCGCCGGGTACAGCACCTCCGTCACCACGGTGAAGAACCGCGAGCTGTACGAACCCTCCCTGGAGAAGGGTGAGATCGACGTCGTACCGGAATACGCGGCGACGATCGCGGAATTCCTCAACGCCAAGGTGAACGGGGCGAGCGAGGCGGCGAAGAAGCCCGTGGCCTCCGGGGACGCCGCCGCCACGGTCGCCGCCCTGGAGAAGCTCGCCACGCCGCTCGGTCTGAAGGTGCTCCCGGCGGGCAAGGCCGTCGACCAGAACGCCTTCGCAGTGACGAAGGAATTCGCCGAGAAGAACAAGCTCACGACCCTTTCGGACCTCGGCAGGTCGAAGATCAAGGTGAAGATCGCCGCCGGGGACGAGTGCGAGGTCCGGCCGTTCTGCGCTCCGGGGCTGAAGAAGACGTACGGGATCGATGTCACCGGAATCGACCCGAAGGGCGTCGGCACTCCGCAGTCGAAGCAGGCGGTCAAGGACGGCAAGGTCCAGCTGGTTCTGACGACCACCACAGACGCGGTACTGGACAGTTACGGCCTGGTGTTCCTGGAGGACGACAAGAAGCTCCAGAACGCCGACAACGTCCTTCCGGTGCTCAATGCCAAGGACGCGGGCGCGCCGGACATTGCCGAGGCGCTCGGGAAGCTCACCGGGGTACTGACCACGGAGGACCTCGCGGAACTGAACCGCAAGGTCGACGCCGAGCGTGCCAAGCCTGCCGATGTGGCCAAGGAGTATCTCCTGGCGAAAGGCTTGCTCAAGAAGTAG
- a CDS encoding sensor histidine kinase: MQRLYDFIRRHPTGVDSFWAVFLLGLSGVSIVAGQYGSGREAVLAVPVTLGLCTVVALRRRAPEKMLLLAVAMGLVQLALDVRPGIADFALLVITYTVATVGERWASRLALACSLVAAGLSHLRWPEGRQEHWAQAVFVVVVMTVPFVLAWVLGDSMRTRRAYFDQLEERAARLEREREAQSKVAVAAERARIARELHDVVAHNVSVMVVQADGAAYVMDAAPEQARQALETISSTGRQALAEMRRLLGVLRTGDAPESGEYVPQPDVGQIEDLIDQVRQTGLAVDFKIEGTPRPLPTGVELTAYRIVQEALTNTRKHGGPDAGASVRLVYFDDGLGLLVEDDGRGAAHELYEDGGADGAGHGMIGMRERVGMVGGTLDAGPRPGGGFRISALLPLKPGH, encoded by the coding sequence GTGCAGCGCCTCTACGACTTCATCCGCAGACACCCGACGGGCGTCGACAGCTTCTGGGCTGTCTTCCTCCTCGGGCTCTCCGGCGTGTCGATCGTGGCCGGGCAGTACGGCAGCGGCCGCGAGGCCGTGCTGGCTGTGCCGGTCACGCTCGGTCTGTGCACGGTCGTCGCGCTGCGCCGGCGCGCGCCCGAGAAGATGCTGCTGCTCGCCGTCGCGATGGGCCTCGTGCAGCTGGCGCTGGATGTCAGGCCGGGCATCGCGGACTTCGCCCTGCTGGTGATCACGTACACCGTGGCCACCGTGGGGGAACGCTGGGCGTCCCGGCTCGCCCTGGCGTGCAGCCTCGTCGCGGCCGGCCTCTCGCACCTTCGCTGGCCGGAGGGCCGGCAGGAGCACTGGGCGCAGGCCGTCTTCGTCGTGGTCGTCATGACGGTGCCGTTCGTACTCGCCTGGGTGCTCGGCGACTCGATGCGGACCCGCCGGGCCTACTTCGACCAGCTGGAGGAGCGCGCGGCCCGGCTGGAACGGGAGCGAGAGGCGCAGTCGAAGGTCGCGGTCGCCGCCGAACGTGCCCGGATCGCCCGCGAACTGCACGACGTCGTCGCCCACAACGTCTCCGTGATGGTGGTGCAGGCCGACGGCGCCGCCTACGTCATGGACGCGGCACCGGAGCAGGCGCGGCAGGCGCTGGAGACGATTTCGAGCACCGGCCGGCAGGCACTCGCCGAGATGCGCAGGCTGCTCGGCGTGCTGCGCACCGGCGACGCTCCGGAGAGCGGGGAGTACGTACCGCAGCCCGACGTCGGGCAGATCGAGGACCTGATCGACCAGGTCAGGCAGACCGGTCTGGCGGTGGACTTCAAGATCGAGGGCACGCCGCGCCCCCTGCCCACCGGGGTGGAACTGACCGCGTACCGCATCGTGCAGGAAGCCCTCACCAACACCCGCAAGCACGGTGGTCCGGACGCCGGTGCCAGCGTGCGGCTGGTCTACTTCGACGACGGCCTGGGGCTCCTCGTCGAGGACGACGGCCGGGGCGCCGCGCACGAGTTGTACGAGGACGGCGGCGCCGACGGAGCCGGTCACGGCATGATCGGTATGAGGGAACGGGTCGGCATGGTCGGCGGCACGCTGGACGCCGGACCGCGTCCCGGCGGCGGATTCCGGATCAGCGCCCTGCTGCCGCTGAAGCCCGGCCATTAG
- a CDS encoding NADH-quinone oxidoreductase subunit D, which yields MTETTVGIGGAAESTDMVLNIGPQHPSTHGVLRLRLVLDGERIQHAEPVIGYMHRGAEKLFEARDYRQIVMLANRHDWLSAFSNELGVVMAVERMLGMEVPERAVWTRTLLAELNRVLNHLMFLGSYPLELGGITPVFYAFREREELQAVMEEVSGGRMHYMFNRVGGLKEDLPAGWLGRARDAIASVRSRMDVYDDLVLGNEIFRARTRGVGVLSAEAVHAYGVSGPIARASGVDFDLRRDEPYLAYGELQDTLKVVTATEGDCLARFECLLGQSHNALDLADACLDRMAGLAPGPINQRLPKVLKAPEGHTYAWTENPLGINGYYLVSKGEKTPYRLKLRSASFNNIQALTELLPGTLVADMVAILGSLFFVVGDIDK from the coding sequence ATGACGGAGACGACGGTCGGCATCGGCGGCGCGGCAGAGAGCACCGACATGGTGCTCAACATCGGCCCCCAGCATCCCTCGACCCACGGGGTGCTCCGCCTGCGGCTCGTCCTGGACGGTGAGCGCATCCAGCACGCGGAGCCGGTCATCGGCTACATGCACCGGGGCGCCGAGAAGCTCTTCGAGGCGCGCGACTACCGGCAGATCGTGATGCTCGCCAACCGCCACGACTGGCTGTCGGCGTTCTCCAACGAGCTGGGTGTCGTCATGGCCGTCGAGCGCATGCTCGGCATGGAGGTCCCCGAGCGTGCGGTGTGGACGCGGACCCTGCTCGCCGAGCTGAACCGGGTGCTGAACCACCTGATGTTCCTCGGCTCCTACCCCCTCGAACTCGGCGGGATCACCCCGGTGTTCTACGCGTTCCGCGAGCGCGAGGAACTCCAGGCCGTGATGGAGGAGGTCTCCGGCGGCCGGATGCACTACATGTTCAACCGGGTCGGCGGGCTCAAGGAGGACCTTCCCGCGGGGTGGCTCGGCCGCGCCAGGGACGCGATCGCCTCGGTGCGGTCCCGGATGGACGTGTACGACGACCTGGTGCTGGGCAACGAGATCTTCCGGGCCCGTACCCGCGGGGTGGGTGTGCTCTCCGCCGAGGCCGTGCACGCGTACGGGGTGTCCGGGCCGATCGCCCGCGCCTCCGGGGTCGACTTCGACCTGCGGCGCGACGAGCCGTACCTCGCGTACGGCGAGCTCCAGGACACGCTCAAGGTCGTCACCGCCACCGAGGGCGACTGCCTGGCCCGGTTCGAGTGCCTGCTGGGGCAGTCGCACAACGCGCTTGATCTCGCGGACGCCTGCCTGGACCGGATGGCTGGTCTGGCGCCCGGTCCGATCAACCAGCGGCTGCCCAAGGTGCTGAAGGCGCCGGAGGGCCACACCTACGCGTGGACCGAGAACCCGCTCGGCATCAACGGCTACTACCTGGTGTCCAAGGGCGAGAAGACCCCGTACCGGCTGAAGCTCCGCTCCGCCTCGTTCAACAACATCCAGGCCCTGACCGAACTGCTGCCGGGCACGCTGGTCGCCGACATGGTGGCCATCCTGGGATCGCTCTTCTTCGTCGTCGGCGACATCGACAAGTAG
- a CDS encoding ABC transporter permease, protein MGVVGDAWTWLTTGSNWSGESGAAHRLAEHVYVSGVALALACAIALPVALYLGHLGKGGALAVNISNVGRAVPVFAVLALFMLTPLRNSGYWPTIIALVLFAVPPLLTNAYVGITEVDRAVVEAARGMGMSGPQLFARVELPLAYPLIMTGLRSAAVQVVATASIAAMVGLGGLGRIITAGFNTYDTAQVFAGAVLVAGLALVAEGTLTALDRLLSPLRRRRRA, encoded by the coding sequence GTGGGAGTCGTGGGAGACGCCTGGACCTGGCTCACCACCGGGTCCAACTGGTCCGGGGAGAGCGGTGCCGCGCACCGGCTCGCCGAGCACGTGTACGTCAGCGGCGTCGCGCTCGCGCTGGCCTGCGCGATCGCCCTGCCGGTCGCGCTGTATCTGGGACACCTCGGAAAGGGGGGCGCGCTCGCGGTCAACATCTCCAACGTGGGGCGCGCGGTCCCCGTCTTCGCGGTGCTGGCCCTCTTCATGCTCACGCCGCTGCGCAACTCCGGCTACTGGCCCACGATCATCGCCCTGGTGCTGTTCGCCGTGCCCCCGCTCCTCACCAACGCCTACGTCGGGATCACGGAGGTCGACCGCGCCGTGGTCGAGGCGGCCAGAGGCATGGGGATGTCCGGCCCGCAGCTCTTCGCCCGGGTCGAGCTGCCACTCGCCTACCCCCTGATCATGACCGGGCTCCGTTCCGCCGCCGTCCAGGTGGTGGCCACCGCCTCCATCGCGGCGATGGTCGGCCTCGGCGGCCTGGGCCGGATCATCACCGCCGGATTCAACACGTACGACACCGCCCAGGTCTTCGCGGGCGCGGTGCTGGTCGCCGGGCTCGCCCTGGTGGCCGAGGGGACGCTGACGGCGCTGGACCGGCTGCTGTCCCCCCTGCGCCGCCGACGGAGAGCCTGA
- the folP gene encoding dihydropteroate synthase has protein sequence MSTLRGRGTVQDLPEWDRCAVMGVVNVTPDSFSDGGRWFDTTAAIKHGLVLAGEGADLIDVGGESTRPGASRVDESEELRRVVPVVRGLASEGVTVSVDTMRARVAEQAVAAGAALVNDVSGGLADPDMVPVVAAADVPFVVMHWRGFSESMNSRAVYGDVVAEVVAELRARMEAVIAGGVSPERIVIDPGLGFAKDASHDLSLVAHLDELHILGRPLLVAASRKRFLGHVLAGEGAAPPPARERDAATAAVSALSAQAGAWAVRVHEVRATADAVRVARAIEGAA, from the coding sequence ATGAGTACGTTGCGCGGACGCGGCACGGTACAGGACCTGCCGGAGTGGGACCGGTGTGCGGTCATGGGAGTCGTCAATGTGACGCCCGACTCCTTCTCCGACGGAGGCCGGTGGTTCGACACCACGGCCGCGATCAAGCACGGCCTCGTGCTGGCCGGCGAGGGCGCCGACCTGATCGACGTCGGCGGTGAGTCGACCCGCCCCGGCGCCAGCAGGGTGGACGAGTCGGAAGAGCTGCGGCGCGTGGTCCCGGTGGTACGGGGTCTGGCCTCCGAGGGGGTCACTGTCTCCGTCGACACCATGCGCGCCCGCGTCGCCGAGCAGGCCGTCGCCGCCGGTGCGGCGCTCGTCAACGACGTGAGCGGCGGCCTCGCCGACCCGGACATGGTCCCGGTCGTCGCCGCGGCGGACGTGCCGTTCGTCGTCATGCACTGGCGCGGCTTCAGCGAGTCCATGAACAGCAGAGCCGTGTACGGCGACGTCGTCGCCGAGGTCGTCGCGGAACTGCGCGCCCGCATGGAAGCCGTGATCGCGGGCGGCGTGTCCCCCGAACGGATCGTGATCGACCCCGGTCTCGGATTCGCCAAGGACGCCTCCCACGACCTCTCGCTCGTCGCCCACCTCGACGAGCTGCACATCCTGGGCCGCCCGCTGCTCGTGGCCGCCTCCCGCAAGCGGTTCCTCGGCCACGTCCTGGCCGGCGAGGGGGCCGCCCCGCCGCCCGCCCGCGAACGCGACGCCGCCACGGCCGCGGTCTCCGCCCTGTCCGCCCAGGCGGGCGCGTGGGCCGTACGGGTGCACGAGGTACGGGCCACCGCGGACGCCGTACGGGTCGCCCGCGCCATCGAGGGAGCGGCGTGA
- a CDS encoding nuclear transport factor 2 family protein: protein MSGRHDEHAEAAADIEAVEQANTAFYEAMERGDYDTLTGLWLPGEDLTVSCVHPGWPVLTGRGDVLRSYALIMANTEYIQFFLTDVGISMTGDTALVTCTENILSGGPAEEGNALGPLVGQLVVATNVFRRTPDGWKLWSHHGSPVLAETGEDEDEETPA from the coding sequence GTGAGCGGACGGCACGACGAGCACGCGGAGGCAGCGGCCGACATCGAGGCCGTCGAACAGGCCAACACCGCCTTCTACGAGGCGATGGAGCGCGGTGACTACGACACGCTCACCGGCCTCTGGCTGCCCGGCGAGGACCTCACCGTCTCCTGCGTCCATCCGGGGTGGCCGGTGCTCACCGGACGCGGCGACGTGCTGCGCAGTTATGCGCTGATCATGGCGAACACGGAGTACATCCAGTTCTTCCTGACCGACGTCGGCATCTCCATGACCGGCGACACCGCCCTCGTGACCTGCACCGAGAACATCCTCAGCGGCGGCCCGGCCGAGGAGGGCAACGCGCTCGGGCCGCTCGTCGGCCAGCTCGTCGTCGCCACCAACGTGTTCCGCCGCACACCCGACGGCTGGAAGCTGTGGTCCCACCACGGCTCTCCCGTACTCGCCGAAACCGGTGAGGACGAGGACGAAGAAACCCCCGCCTGA
- a CDS encoding response regulator transcription factor yields MAIRVMLVDDQVLLRTGFRMVLAAQPDMEVVAEAGDGAEAIEVLRATAVDVVLMDVRMPRLDGVEATRRICAQTDPPKVLILTTFDLDEYAFSGLKAGASGFMLKDVPPGELLAAIRAVHSGDAVVAPSTTRRLLDRFSSSLPTSGKDPKHKHVEKLTGREREVMMLVAQGLSNGEIAARLVLSEATVKTHVGRILTKLNLRDRVQVVVLAYETGLVRAGGGAG; encoded by the coding sequence ATGGCGATCCGCGTGATGCTCGTCGACGACCAGGTGCTGTTGCGCACCGGATTCCGGATGGTGCTCGCCGCCCAGCCGGACATGGAGGTCGTCGCCGAGGCCGGTGACGGCGCCGAGGCGATCGAGGTGCTGCGCGCCACCGCGGTGGACGTCGTGCTGATGGACGTGCGCATGCCGAGGCTGGACGGCGTCGAGGCGACCCGGCGCATCTGTGCGCAGACCGATCCGCCCAAGGTGCTCATCCTGACCACGTTCGACCTGGACGAGTACGCCTTCTCCGGGCTGAAGGCGGGGGCCAGCGGCTTCATGCTGAAGGACGTGCCGCCCGGCGAACTGCTGGCCGCGATCCGTGCCGTGCACAGTGGCGACGCGGTCGTCGCGCCGTCCACCACGCGCCGGCTGCTGGACCGTTTCTCATCGAGTCTGCCCACCAGCGGCAAGGACCCCAAGCACAAGCACGTCGAGAAGCTCACCGGGCGGGAACGCGAAGTGATGATGCTGGTCGCGCAGGGCCTGTCGAACGGTGAGATCGCCGCGCGGCTCGTGCTGTCCGAGGCGACCGTGAAGACGCATGTCGGCCGCATCCTGACGAAGCTGAACCTGCGCGACCGGGTGCAGGTCGTCGTCCTCGCGTACGAGACGGGCCTGGTCCGGGCCGGCGGCGGGGCGGGCTGA
- a CDS encoding ABC transporter permease has translation MAGENCLVANDWICGEYLRSRSQELTDATVEHIWITAVSVLIGLAVAFPLALLARRGRHFAGPVLGLTTVLYTVPSLAMFSLLLPLFGLSAALVVTGLVLYSLTILVRNVLAGLEAVPPEAKEAAKGMGYGPARLLWEVELPLALPALMAGLRIATVSTVALTTVGSLVGKGGLGNLIEDALPSLFKAQVLTASVLCVLLAVAADLLLLGVQRLLTPWTRIRATAGPDRGALIAKVEAG, from the coding sequence GTGGCCGGTGAGAACTGCCTCGTGGCGAACGACTGGATCTGCGGCGAGTATCTGCGTTCCCGCAGCCAGGAGTTGACCGACGCGACCGTCGAGCACATCTGGATCACGGCTGTCTCGGTCCTGATCGGACTGGCCGTGGCCTTTCCGCTGGCGCTCCTGGCCCGCCGCGGCCGGCACTTCGCCGGGCCGGTCCTCGGGCTGACGACGGTGCTCTACACCGTGCCGTCGCTGGCGATGTTCTCGCTGCTGCTGCCGCTGTTCGGGTTGTCGGCGGCCCTGGTGGTCACCGGCCTGGTGCTCTACTCGCTGACCATCCTCGTACGGAACGTCCTTGCGGGCCTCGAGGCGGTTCCCCCGGAGGCGAAGGAGGCCGCGAAGGGCATGGGCTACGGCCCGGCCCGGCTGCTGTGGGAGGTCGAACTGCCGCTCGCGCTGCCCGCGTTGATGGCCGGCCTGCGCATAGCCACCGTGTCGACGGTCGCGCTGACGACCGTCGGCTCGCTCGTCGGCAAGGGCGGTCTCGGCAACCTCATCGAGGACGCGCTGCCGAGCCTCTTCAAGGCCCAGGTGCTCACCGCCTCGGTGCTCTGCGTACTCCTCGCGGTCGCCGCCGACCTGCTGCTGCTCGGCGTGCAGCGCCTGCTCACGCCCTGGACCCGCATACGCGCGACGGCCGGACCGGACCGGGGAGCCCTCATCGCGAAGGTGGAGGCGGGCTGA
- a CDS encoding betaine/proline/choline family ABC transporter ATP-binding protein (Members of the family are the ATP-binding subunit of ABC transporters for substrates such as betaine, L-proline or other amino acids, choline, carnitine, etc. The substrate specificity is best determined from the substrate-binding subunit, rather than this subunit, as it interacts with the permease subunit and not with substrate directly.): protein MIRFEHVTKRYADGTTAVDDLSFEVGEGELVTLVGPSGCGKTTTMKMVNRLIEPTGGRILLDGDDISAIDPVRLRRRIGYVIQQVGLFPHRTVLENTATVPHLLGWKRGKGRERAAELLDLVGLDPSVYGDRYPEQLSGGQRQRVGVARALAADPPVLLMDEPFGAVDPVVREHLQNEFLKLQAQVRKTVLFVTHDIEEAVRLGDRIAVYGQGRIEQFDSPATVLGAPATPYVADFVGADRGLKRLSVTPVEESDLDQPPVVHLDDSLAKATERLRAEGARWAVVLDRDDNLHGWIPAADTATAASQGTVREHARRMEAWLPLGAPLKQAFATMLQHDAGWIAVTDKEGTGRFLGVLTPARLHEALRRSIDADAQDVPRATVAVETVASVTTAAP from the coding sequence ATGATCCGTTTCGAGCACGTCACCAAGCGGTACGCCGACGGCACCACCGCCGTGGACGACCTTTCCTTCGAGGTCGGCGAGGGTGAACTGGTCACGCTCGTCGGACCGTCCGGCTGCGGCAAGACGACCACCATGAAGATGGTGAACCGGCTGATCGAACCGACCGGGGGACGGATACTCCTCGACGGGGACGACATATCCGCCATCGACCCCGTCCGGCTCAGGCGCCGCATCGGCTATGTCATCCAGCAGGTCGGCCTCTTCCCGCACCGGACCGTTCTGGAGAACACCGCCACCGTCCCCCATCTCCTGGGCTGGAAACGCGGAAAGGGGCGTGAGCGGGCGGCCGAACTCCTCGATCTCGTCGGACTCGATCCCTCCGTTTATGGTGACCGTTATCCGGAACAGCTGTCCGGCGGTCAGCGTCAACGCGTCGGCGTGGCACGCGCCTTGGCCGCCGATCCGCCGGTGCTGCTGATGGACGAACCATTCGGCGCGGTCGACCCCGTCGTACGGGAACATCTGCAGAACGAATTCCTGAAACTCCAGGCCCAGGTCCGCAAAACCGTCCTGTTCGTCACCCACGACATCGAGGAAGCCGTCAGGCTCGGTGACCGGATCGCCGTGTACGGGCAGGGTCGCATCGAGCAGTTCGACTCCCCCGCCACCGTCCTCGGCGCACCCGCGACCCCGTACGTCGCGGACTTCGTCGGCGCGGACCGCGGCCTGAAGCGGCTCTCCGTCACCCCCGTCGAGGAGAGCGACCTGGACCAGCCGCCGGTCGTCCACCTCGACGACTCCCTCGCGAAGGCGACGGAACGGCTGCGGGCCGAGGGCGCGCGCTGGGCCGTCGTACTCGACCGGGACGACAATCTGCACGGCTGGATTCCGGCGGCCGACACCGCCACGGCCGCCTCCCAGGGCACCGTGCGCGAGCACGCCCGCCGAATGGAGGCATGGCTCCCCCTGGGCGCGCCGCTCAAGCAGGCGTTCGCCACGATGCTCCAGCACGACGCGGGCTGGATCGCGGTGACCGACAAGGAGGGCACCGGACGCTTCCTCGGCGTCCTCACCCCGGCCCGCCTCCACGAGGCCCTGCGCCGTTCGATCGACGCGGACGCCCAGGACGTACCGCGCGCGACCGTCGCGGTGGAGACCGTGGCGAGCGTGACGACGGCGGCCCCATGA
- a CDS encoding SAM-dependent methyltransferase: protein MTDDWRGWREAAETALYGDEGFYRRPEGPAGHFRTSVHASPLFASAIARLLAGTARELDTDEVALVDVGAGRGELLTGVLAAVPAGLEVRAYAVEIAGRPPGLDPRIEWCAEPPHGVTGLLFANEWLDNVPVDIAEADADGVARRVLVRADGTERLGDPVSGADAQWLRRWWPTAGPGGRAEIGRPRDEAWARAVASLAGGLAVAVDYGHVREARPPFGTLTGFRAGREVRPVPDGTCDLTSHVALDACAEAGSAVAGVPAEVRDQRAVLRELGVSGERPPLALASADPAGYVRALSASGEAAELTARGGLGDFGWLLQRVHPASGPPGG from the coding sequence GTGACGGATGACTGGCGCGGTTGGCGAGAAGCGGCTGAGACCGCTTTGTACGGGGACGAGGGCTTTTACCGGAGGCCGGAAGGGCCCGCGGGGCATTTCCGCACGTCGGTGCATGCCTCGCCGCTGTTCGCCTCCGCGATCGCCCGGCTGCTGGCAGGAACGGCGCGGGAGCTGGACACGGACGAGGTCGCCCTGGTGGATGTGGGCGCGGGGCGGGGCGAGTTGCTGACGGGGGTGCTGGCGGCCGTGCCCGCCGGGCTGGAGGTGCGGGCGTACGCGGTGGAGATCGCCGGGCGTCCGCCGGGCCTTGATCCACGGATCGAGTGGTGCGCCGAGCCTCCGCACGGGGTCACCGGGCTGCTCTTCGCCAACGAGTGGCTGGACAACGTTCCGGTGGACATCGCGGAGGCCGACGCCGACGGGGTGGCGCGCCGGGTCCTCGTACGGGCGGACGGCACGGAACGGCTGGGCGACCCGGTGAGCGGGGCGGACGCGCAGTGGCTGCGGCGCTGGTGGCCGACGGCCGGGCCAGGCGGCCGCGCGGAGATCGGACGGCCGCGCGACGAGGCGTGGGCGCGGGCGGTCGCGTCGCTGGCCGGGGGGCTGGCGGTGGCGGTCGACTACGGGCACGTACGGGAGGCGAGGCCGCCGTTCGGGACGCTGACCGGATTCCGGGCGGGCCGCGAGGTGCGTCCGGTGCCGGACGGCACGTGCGACCTCACGTCCCATGTGGCCCTCGACGCGTGCGCGGAGGCGGGGAGCGCCGTGGCCGGCGTACCGGCCGAGGTCCGTGACCAGCGCGCGGTGCTCCGGGAGCTCGGTGTCAGCGGTGAACGGCCGCCGCTGGCCCTGGCGTCGGCCGACCCCGCCGGGTACGTCCGGGCGCTTTCCGCCTCGGGCGAGGCTGCGGAGCTCACGGCGCGCGGCGGACTGGGCGATTTCGGCTGGCTGCTGCAACGGGTGCACCCCGCGTCCGGCCCGCCCGGCGGCTGA
- a CDS encoding Rossmann-like and DUF2520 domain-containing protein encodes MNTTTSQDPLDARDRPARLTVGVVGAGRVGPALAASLQLAGHRPVAVSGVSDASVRRAAALLPDVPLVTPAEVLARADLVLLTVPDDALPGLVEGLAETGAVRPGQLIVHTSGRYGAKVLDPARRAGALPLALHPAMTFSGSSVDVQRLAGCSFGVSAPVELRLAAEALVIEMGGEPEWIAEESRPLYHAALALGANHLVTLVAQAMELLGKAGVSAPDRMLGPLLGAALDNALRSGDAALTGPVARGDAGTVAAHIGELRAHAPETVAGYVAMARATADRALAHGMLKAELAEDLLGVLADGGRTAPPGGTEGTGPGEAR; translated from the coding sequence GTGAACACGACAACTTCGCAGGACCCCCTCGACGCGAGGGACCGCCCGGCCCGCCTCACGGTCGGCGTCGTCGGCGCGGGCCGGGTCGGCCCCGCCCTCGCCGCCTCGCTCCAGCTCGCCGGGCACCGCCCGGTGGCCGTATCGGGCGTCTCCGACGCATCCGTGCGCCGGGCGGCCGCGCTGCTCCCCGACGTACCCCTGGTGACGCCCGCCGAGGTGCTGGCGCGCGCGGACCTGGTGCTGCTGACCGTCCCCGACGACGCACTGCCCGGCCTGGTCGAGGGGCTGGCCGAAACCGGTGCCGTACGGCCGGGACAGCTGATCGTCCACACGTCCGGGCGGTACGGGGCCAAGGTGCTCGACCCCGCCAGGCGGGCCGGGGCGCTGCCCCTCGCCCTGCACCCGGCGATGACGTTCTCCGGCAGCTCCGTCGACGTCCAGCGGCTCGCGGGCTGCTCCTTCGGCGTCAGCGCCCCCGTGGAGCTCAGGCTCGCCGCCGAGGCGCTGGTCATCGAGATGGGCGGTGAACCCGAATGGATCGCGGAAGAGTCCCGTCCGCTGTACCACGCGGCGCTCGCCCTCGGTGCGAACCACCTGGTCACGCTCGTCGCGCAGGCCATGGAGCTCCTGGGCAAGGCCGGCGTCTCCGCCCCCGACCGGATGCTCGGCCCGCTCCTCGGGGCGGCCCTCGACAACGCCCTGCGCTCCGGCGACGCGGCACTGACCGGACCCGTCGCCCGAGGCGACGCGGGCACGGTCGCGGCGCACATCGGCGAGCTGCGCGCCCACGCCCCCGAGACGGTGGCCGGATACGTCGCCATGGCCCGCGCCACCGCCGACCGGGCCCTGGCGCACGGGATGCTCAAGGCGGAGCTCGCGGAGGACCTGCTCGGCGTCCTGGCCGACGGCGGACGTACGGCTCCGCCCGGCGGAACCGAGGGCACAGGACCGGGGGAGGCCCGATGA